A window from Solanum stenotomum isolate F172 chromosome 5, ASM1918654v1, whole genome shotgun sequence encodes these proteins:
- the LOC125866161 gene encoding jasmonate-induced oxygenase 2-like produces MSRLQSWPEPIIRVHELSESGIKKIPENFVKLLSDRPSEMTTLSSSHVHNIPLIDLENLKSSDESIRDETMEIISKACREWGFFQVVNHGVSHELMAIARGVWREFFHLPLDEKQKFANSPITYEGYGSRLGVVKGAKLDWCDYFFLHYLPEKLKDENKWPSLPISCRQIIGEYGQEVIKLCERLTKILSINLGLNEDYLHTKFGGDNERGACLRVNFYPKCPQPDLTLGLSPHSDPGGMTLLLPDTDVAGLQVRRGDDWITVKPVPNAFIVNMGDQIQVLSNAIYKSIEHRVIVNSAKERISLAFFYNPGGDILIKPANELVTEDRSVLYLPMTFNEYRAFIRTKGPCGKSQVESLKSPR; encoded by the exons ATGAGCCGGTTACAAAGTTGGCCCGAGCCGATTATTCGAGTTCATGAACTGTCCGAAAGTGGCATTAAGAAAATTCCCGAAAACTTCGTGAAGCTCCTATCGGACAGGCCAAGTGAGATGACAACGTTGTCATCATCACATGTTCATAATATTCCGTTGATTGACCTTGAAAACTTGAAGTCATCGGATGAATCCATTCGCGACGAGACAATGGAAATCATTTCCAAGGCTTGTCGCGAATGGGGTTTCTTCCAGGTGGTGAACCACGGCGTTAGCCATGAACTTATGGCTATCGCACGTGGTGTCTGGCGGGAGTTCTTTCATCTCCCGCTGGATGAGAAGCAGAAGTTTGCGAATTCGCCAATTACTTATGAGGGTTATGGAAGCAGACTTGGAGTGGTGAAAGGTGCTAAATTGGATTGGTGTGATTATTTCTTCCTTCATTATCTTCCTGAGAAGTTGAAGGATGAGAATAAATGGCCTAGTCTTCCTATTTCATGCAG GCAAATAATTGGTGAATATGGACAAGAAGTAATAAAATTATGTGAAAGATTAACGAAAATCTTATCGATAAACCTTGGATTAAATGAAGATTATCTACACACAAAATTTGGTGGAGACAATGAAAGAGGTGCATGTTTAAGGGTTAATTTTTACCCAAAATGTCCCCAGCCTGACCTAACACTTGGACTCTCTCCCCACTCTGATCCTGGTGGCATGACCCTTCTCCTCCCTGACACCGACGTCGCCGGCCTCCAAGTCCGTCGTGGTGATGACTGGATAACAGTTAAACCGGTTCCAAATGCCTTCATCGTCAATATGGGAGATCAAATTCAG GTATTAAGCAACGCAATATACAAGAGTATAGAACATCGTGTGATCGTTAATTCTGCGAAAGAACGTATTTCTTTAGCGTTCTTCTACAATCCAGGAGGTGACATTCTCATTAAACCTGCAAATGAACTTGTGACGGAGGATCGATCGGTGTTATATTTACCGATGACGTTCAACGAATATCGAGCTTTCATTAGAACAAAGGGTCCTTGTGGAAAATCTCAAGTTGAATCACTAAAATCGCCAAGATAA